The following proteins are co-located in the Schistocerca nitens isolate TAMUIC-IGC-003100 chromosome 2, iqSchNite1.1, whole genome shotgun sequence genome:
- the LOC126235086 gene encoding uncharacterized protein LOC126235086, which translates to MLAINASFYLQMPEKSCVPGCNSNYKSSKEEGYFSMFRFPTEEKNRKRWTRNIPRKDWTPSNRSVVCIKHFEECDVSRVEIYKDSEGNCHEFPRQRPLLLPDAVPKIFPGLPSYLSKVQPPRRCDPEIRRKRARHEEKDEAMLNEDIIANFQCLCAEYQDRINSVGKWSVSVKENKTFFYTIDFSEDL; encoded by the coding sequence ATGTTAGCAATTAATGCATCATTCTATTTGCAGatgccagaaaaatcttgtgttcctGGTTGCAATAGCAACTACAAATCCAGCAAGGAAGAGGGTTACTTCTCAATGTTCAGATTCCCTACTGAAGAGAAAAACAGAAAACGATGGACAAGAAATATCCCCAGAAAGGACTGGACTCCATCAAATAGAAGTGTTGTTTGCATTAAACATTTTGAAGAATGTGATGTATCAAGAGTGGAGATTTACAAGGACTCTGAAGGGAACTGTCACGAGTTTCCTCGTCAAAGGCCATTGCTTTTACCAGATGCTGTGCCAAAAATATTCCCTGGGTTACCATCGTATTTAAGTAAGGTGCAGCCTCCAAGAAGGTGTGACCCAGAAATAAGAAGGAAGCGTGCACGCCATGAAGAGAAGGATGAAGCCATGCTAAATGAGGACATTATTGCAAATTTTCAGTGTTTGTGTGCTGAGTACCAGGATAGGATAAACAGTGTAGGAAAGTGGAGTGTTAGTGTTAAAGAGAATAAGACATTCTTTTATACTATAGATTTTTCTGAAGacctgtga